The Muricauda sp. SCSIO 65647 genome includes a region encoding these proteins:
- a CDS encoding Nramp family divalent metal transporter, whose amino-acid sequence MLKKIGPGVLVAAAFVGPGTITACTLAGVGFGHALLWAMLFSVLATMVLQEMAARLGIVTQRGLADVIKTELNSKWVRTLVITIILGAILVGNAAYEAGNIGGATLGMEALFGKTYGSYYPMIIGLLAFILLWMGSYKALEKAFIVLIFLMSVSFVITAILTKPNIWEVLKGLLVPAFPDESLLMIIALVGTTVVPYNLFLHASLVNEKWKSKNDLKTARWDTILSIGLGGFVSMSIIIAAAAIPSREVTGAMDLALGLEPLFGDAALYCMGIGLFAAGITSSITAPLAAAYVANSCFGWNADLKDKRFRIVWITILFLGVFFLSFDIKPIEVIKFAQIANGILLPAIAILLVWMVNKKGVMGNYRNNLIQNVFGFLIIALSIVLGAKSIIKVLGIV is encoded by the coding sequence ATGCTTAAAAAAATAGGCCCGGGAGTATTGGTGGCCGCGGCTTTTGTCGGGCCGGGCACGATTACGGCATGTACCTTGGCCGGGGTGGGTTTCGGTCATGCACTGCTTTGGGCGATGCTGTTTTCTGTTTTGGCGACCATGGTGCTGCAAGAAATGGCCGCACGATTGGGTATCGTTACCCAAAGGGGATTGGCCGATGTCATCAAGACAGAACTGAACTCAAAATGGGTCAGAACGCTGGTCATCACCATTATTTTAGGAGCCATTTTAGTGGGCAATGCCGCTTATGAGGCCGGTAACATAGGTGGGGCCACCTTGGGCATGGAGGCATTGTTCGGAAAGACCTATGGCTCTTATTACCCCATGATCATTGGCTTATTGGCCTTTATTTTGCTTTGGATGGGCAGCTATAAAGCTTTGGAGAAGGCCTTTATAGTGCTCATATTTTTAATGAGCGTGTCATTTGTGATCACCGCAATTTTGACCAAGCCCAATATATGGGAAGTCTTGAAAGGACTTTTGGTTCCCGCATTTCCAGACGAAAGTTTACTAATGATAATCGCCCTTGTGGGTACTACGGTAGTACCCTATAATCTGTTTTTACATGCCTCTCTGGTCAATGAAAAATGGAAAAGCAAGAACGACTTGAAAACGGCTCGCTGGGATACCATATTGTCCATTGGGTTGGGTGGATTTGTCTCTATGTCCATCATTATTGCCGCTGCGGCAATTCCCTCAAGAGAGGTAACGGGTGCCATGGATCTGGCCCTTGGTCTTGAACCCTTGTTCGGCGATGCCGCCCTATATTGTATGGGTATCGGCCTATTTGCTGCAGGAATCACTTCATCAATAACAGCACCCTTGGCGGCCGCTTATGTGGCCAATAGCTGTTTCGGGTGGAACGCTGATCTAAAAGACAAGCGCTTTCGCATTGTTTGGATAACGATTTTGTTCTTGGGGGTGTTTTTTCTCTCATTTGATATCAAACCTATCGAAGTCATCAAGTTTGCGCAGATCGCCAATGGTATCTTGCTTCCGGCCATTGCCATACTTTTGGTCTGGATGGTCAACAAAAAAGGCGTCATGGGCAACTATCGAAATAACCTGATCCAAAATGTTTTTGGATTTCTTATTATAGCGCTTTCCATAGTATTGGGAGCAAAAAGCATCATTAAGGTACTCGGAATAGTATAG
- a CDS encoding YifB family Mg chelatase-like AAA ATPase, translating to MLIKVFGSAVFGVEAQTITVEVNVDHGVGYHLVGLPDNAIKESNYRIAAALKNNGYKIPGKKITINMAPADLRKEGSAYDLTLALGILAASAQIQSVDIEKYLIMGELSLDGSLHPIKGALPIAIKAQEEGFKGFILPKENAKEAAIVGDLKVFGVENIKEVIDFFDTGKPLEQTIVDTRAEFYRQLDFPEFDFSDVKGQESIKRCMEIAAAGGHNIILIGPPGAGKTMLAKRLPSILPPMTLHEALETTKIHSVVGKIKDMGLMSQRPFRSPHHTSSAVALVGGGSYPQPGEISLAHNGVLFLDELPEFERKVLEVMRQPLEDREVTISRAKFTVTYPSSFMLVASMNPSPGGYFNDPDSPVTSSPAEMQRYLGKISGPLLDRIDIHIEVTPVPFEKLSEDRKGEGSVEIRKRVIAAREIQTKRFDGLDKVHYNAQMNTKQIREFCKLDKTSLELLKNAMERLNLSARAYDRILKVARSISDLEGKADINGNHISEAIQYRSLDREGWLG from the coding sequence ATGCTCATAAAAGTTTTTGGCAGCGCCGTTTTTGGCGTTGAGGCCCAAACCATAACCGTTGAGGTCAATGTTGACCATGGCGTTGGCTACCATTTGGTGGGATTGCCCGATAATGCCATCAAAGAAAGTAATTATCGAATAGCTGCTGCACTGAAGAACAACGGATATAAAATTCCCGGTAAGAAGATCACGATCAATATGGCACCCGCCGATTTGCGCAAAGAAGGTTCGGCCTATGATTTGACATTGGCACTGGGCATATTGGCCGCTTCGGCACAAATACAGTCAGTTGATATTGAAAAGTACCTGATCATGGGCGAGCTTTCTTTAGATGGAAGCCTACATCCCATCAAGGGTGCCCTGCCCATCGCCATTAAAGCACAAGAAGAAGGTTTCAAGGGGTTTATCCTTCCTAAAGAAAATGCCAAAGAGGCGGCAATAGTGGGTGACTTAAAGGTTTTTGGCGTAGAAAATATCAAAGAGGTCATTGACTTTTTTGATACAGGAAAGCCTTTGGAACAGACCATTGTCGATACCCGTGCCGAATTTTATAGGCAACTTGATTTTCCCGAATTTGATTTTTCAGATGTCAAAGGGCAAGAGAGCATTAAGCGCTGTATGGAAATTGCTGCTGCGGGCGGACATAATATCATCTTGATCGGACCACCCGGGGCGGGCAAGACCATGTTGGCCAAAAGACTTCCTTCGATTTTACCGCCCATGACGTTGCATGAAGCATTGGAAACCACCAAAATACACAGTGTTGTCGGAAAAATAAAGGATATGGGGTTGATGAGCCAACGTCCTTTTCGCAGTCCACACCATACCAGTAGTGCCGTAGCCTTGGTGGGCGGGGGCAGCTACCCACAGCCGGGAGAGATATCACTCGCCCATAATGGTGTGTTGTTTTTAGATGAGTTGCCCGAGTTCGAGCGCAAGGTATTAGAGGTCATGCGACAGCCATTGGAAGATAGGGAAGTCACCATTTCAAGGGCCAAGTTCACGGTGACCTACCCGAGTAGTTTTATGCTGGTCGCCAGTATGAATCCAAGTCCGGGCGGTTATTTCAACGACCCTGATTCTCCCGTAACCTCTTCACCTGCAGAAATGCAACGGTATTTGGGCAAGATTTCAGGCCCCCTTTTAGACAGGATAGATATTCATATTGAAGTGACTCCAGTACCTTTCGAAAAACTATCGGAAGACCGAAAAGGGGAGGGCAGTGTCGAAATACGAAAACGGGTCATTGCGGCAAGGGAAATACAGACCAAACGCTTTGATGGGTTAGATAAGGTGCACTATAACGCCCAAATGAACACTAAACAAATCAGGGAGTTCTGTAAGTTGGACAAAACCTCGTTGGAGCTGCTGAAAAATGCTATGGAACGATTGAACCTATCTGCTAGGGCTTACGACCGAATTCTAAAGGTCGCCCGTAGCATTTCAGATTTAGAAGGTAAAGCCGACATCAACGGCAACCATATTTCAGAAGCCATCCAATATCGCAGTTTGGATCGTGAGGGGTGGTTGGGGTAG
- a CDS encoding penicillin acylase family protein, whose protein sequence is MRLLKKVLWVLLALIVIILLGGMIFMNTLTPTYEGEKELSRLEQPVEVYFDTYGIPHIYASKDEDAFRALGYVHAQDRLWQMELLRRVAKGGLSEVFGKDLVKTDKFFLSLGIDENTKETIASLNRDSREVRLAEAYLDGVNQFIEEGPTPVEFYLTGLDKTSFALDDVYNAVGYMAFSFAMAHKTDPLLTDIKNQLGEEYLNDLFIASDTSTVWIKNYNLKETDTIPLNITAMANEALKKLPLPQFEGSNSWVLAPEKTKNGKVILANDPHIGFAQPSVWYEAHISTPTYEKYGYHLAGVPFPLLGHNRDLAYGMTMFENDDIDFYYEQNHPSDSTKYKTEDGYGDYVYVTKNIKVKDAEEVSFTYKKTRHGPVLNGIANQIPGERPIAMSWIYAQVDNEILEALYGITMATDIEEFKLALPKIHAPGLNVMYGDAKGNVAWWASARLYQMPDSLSTKLVLDGTSGTQERLGFLDFSDNPQAINPPWHYVYSANNQPDSIAGMLYPGYYLPENRAKRIVQLLEDKDDWDKASTSEMVLDVTSSVNPGIVADLIKHMEVSELNDEQIKLLDQLKNWEGDYSLESVAGTFYHRSEYFVLKNTFEDELGPERFKQFLSTHFMKRHIAPGARLEEGIWWDDINTQDKTETRYDIILKSFQQAWQSLQEDFGSDVTQWQWQNVHTVEHGHPIGQVKALRKYFNVGPFPVSGTREVINNMSFLYDSTLYYKVNSGPSTRRIVDFSDIENSISILPTGQSGNPLSKHYDDQAEMFVNGEFRKMMMNEEEIKSGSDDLLVFKPKKQ, encoded by the coding sequence ATGCGGCTACTCAAAAAAGTGCTTTGGGTTCTATTGGCTCTTATCGTTATCATATTACTAGGGGGTATGATTTTTATGAATACGCTTACCCCCACCTATGAAGGTGAAAAAGAACTGTCACGACTTGAACAACCTGTCGAGGTTTATTTTGATACGTATGGCATTCCCCATATCTATGCTTCCAAAGATGAAGACGCCTTTCGAGCATTGGGCTATGTACATGCCCAAGACCGTCTGTGGCAGATGGAATTGCTCAGGCGTGTGGCAAAAGGCGGATTGTCTGAAGTATTTGGAAAAGATTTGGTGAAGACCGATAAGTTTTTTCTTTCCCTTGGTATTGATGAAAATACCAAGGAAACAATCGCAAGTTTGAATCGTGATAGTAGAGAGGTAAGGCTTGCTGAAGCTTATTTAGATGGTGTCAACCAATTTATCGAAGAGGGCCCTACGCCCGTTGAATTCTATTTGACCGGACTGGATAAAACATCGTTCGCTTTAGATGACGTGTACAATGCCGTGGGTTACATGGCCTTTAGCTTTGCCATGGCTCATAAGACCGATCCACTATTGACCGATATCAAGAATCAATTGGGCGAAGAATATCTCAATGACCTGTTCATTGCCTCTGATACTTCTACGGTTTGGATCAAGAATTACAATCTGAAAGAAACCGATACCATTCCTTTAAACATCACGGCGATGGCCAACGAAGCTTTGAAAAAACTGCCCCTTCCACAATTTGAGGGGAGCAACAGTTGGGTACTTGCCCCTGAAAAGACCAAAAATGGCAAAGTGATCTTGGCAAATGACCCACACATTGGTTTTGCGCAACCATCGGTCTGGTATGAGGCACATATCAGCACACCCACCTATGAAAAATATGGCTATCACTTGGCAGGGGTCCCTTTTCCGTTATTGGGGCACAATAGAGACCTGGCATACGGCATGACGATGTTCGAGAACGACGATATTGATTTTTACTATGAGCAAAACCATCCGTCAGACAGTACAAAATATAAGACAGAAGACGGTTATGGTGACTATGTGTACGTTACCAAAAACATCAAGGTCAAAGATGCTGAAGAAGTATCTTTCACCTATAAGAAGACAAGACATGGCCCTGTTTTAAACGGTATCGCCAATCAGATACCGGGTGAACGGCCCATTGCCATGTCGTGGATTTACGCACAGGTCGATAATGAAATATTAGAGGCCCTCTACGGTATTACGATGGCCACCGATATTGAGGAATTCAAATTGGCCTTACCAAAAATACATGCCCCGGGACTGAATGTGATGTATGGAGATGCCAAAGGCAATGTGGCGTGGTGGGCTTCGGCAAGATTGTACCAAATGCCAGACAGCCTTTCCACAAAATTGGTTTTGGATGGCACTTCGGGCACCCAGGAACGGTTAGGGTTTCTTGACTTTTCAGATAATCCCCAAGCTATCAACCCACCTTGGCACTATGTATATTCGGCCAACAATCAACCTGATTCCATTGCTGGAATGTTGTACCCAGGATATTACCTGCCCGAAAACAGGGCAAAACGTATTGTGCAGCTCTTAGAGGATAAAGATGACTGGGACAAGGCCTCGACCAGCGAAATGGTATTGGATGTTACTTCGAGTGTCAACCCTGGTATCGTTGCAGATTTGATCAAGCACATGGAAGTGAGTGAATTGAACGATGAGCAGATCAAATTGCTCGATCAACTGAAAAACTGGGAAGGTGACTATTCATTGGAATCCGTAGCGGGAACCTTCTATCACCGTTCTGAATATTTCGTATTGAAGAATACCTTTGAAGATGAGCTTGGCCCAGAGCGGTTCAAACAGTTTTTGTCGACACATTTCATGAAGCGACATATTGCACCCGGTGCCCGTTTGGAGGAGGGCATTTGGTGGGATGACATCAACACCCAAGATAAAACCGAGACACGATACGATATCATACTCAAGTCTTTTCAGCAGGCATGGCAGTCACTACAAGAAGATTTCGGTTCAGATGTAACCCAATGGCAGTGGCAAAACGTACATACCGTTGAACATGGTCATCCTATCGGGCAGGTAAAGGCCCTGCGAAAATATTTCAACGTTGGGCCATTTCCAGTATCAGGAACAAGGGAGGTCATCAACAATATGTCTTTTCTCTATGACAGTACACTGTACTACAAGGTCAATTCAGGCCCATCGACCCGTCGAATCGTTGATTTTTCCGATATAGAGAACAGTATCAGCATACTTCCCACAGGGCAATCAGGAAATCCGTTGAGCAAACACTATGACGACCAGGCCGAAATGTTTGTCAATGGCGAGTTCAGAAAGATGATGATGAATGAAGAAGAAATAAAGAGCGGTTCTGATGACCTACTGGTTTTCAAGCCAAAAAAGCAGTGA